The stretch of DNA CGAAGCGTTGTCGGCAGCCGCATTGGCTGTCGGAGCCGCCTGACGATAGGCTTGCTCGGCTGCAATACGGTCGCGGGTCGCAGCGGAAAGTGCTTCGTTATATGATACCAGCGACTGCGCCGACAGCGAGTCTTGCGCAGGACTAGTGTTGTCGCCGGCCTTGCCAGTTCCGGCACTGCTGCTGCTGAGAGAGAGGATGTTCTGAGACCGAGCGTACGCGACGAGAGCCCGTTCGCTCGCTTCAAGTTTCTCGCGAGTAGAGGAAAGGCGGGTCTGCAGGAACTGTCGGGCAAAAGCGGTCGCATTATAGCGCCGCTCCAGTGTCGAATCGATAAAACCTTGCGCATACGCGTTGATCACTCGCGCCGCTCGCGCCGGATTAGGATCACTATAGGCAATGACGATCAAGTTGCTGCCACGTAACGGCGTAACCTCAAAATGCTGCATCATTTTGCCGACCGCTGCGCCCTCGCGGTCTGCGAGGTTTGTATAGCCTTTCACGAAAGCGTCGTCATTAGCCAGGCCAACGGTTCTCATCACCCGCTCCGCCAACGTACGGCTGCTCAAAAGTCCGACTTGTGTGGTCAAAAATTGCGCTTCATTGCGCGCTGCCGGCTGAAGGTCCGTCTGCTGCTGCATGAGTTGCATAGGCTGCGTGTTGATTTCCAACGTTGCGCTGGATCGGTACACTGGTGTCGTTGAGAGCGTCACGATAATCGACGCAGCGACGGCCGCGATCAGCATGCCCACGATTAGCCACCGCCACTTCATCAGGACGCGCCAGACTTCATTGACGTCAAACTGGCTTGGCGTTTTGCGAGTGTCGATCGGTTCTACAGGCGCAGGTGAACCCTGGACCAACTGGTCGCGAGACATCGCAGCGCGTTCAGGCAAGGAAGTCGCGGTAATATCGGTCATGGATTTCCGTCGATCTGGCAGATGGCCATGCCTCTCGGCGGCGATTGGTCGTGAATAGGCATGACGGTTCGTGCAACGCGCGGCAAGTGTAGCATGCAAGCAGCCAGAAATTGCTTCGTGTCCATCAGTCGGCCAACGCTATCTCGATCGTGCGCGCACCCTTCGCGCGACGTTGACGCCGCCGCGTGGACTGCCATGCCGGCATCTCTGCTGATTCTGGAGCGACCATCAGCGCTGCAGCAACGGCAGCGACGGCGGCCAACGCTGAAGTGCGCGTCGGATAGTCTACTAGGCTGTGAGCGAACATAACACCTATGACAACGAAACCGGCGCGTGCAATCGCATCGCCTTCCCCGCTTCGCCACAGTCGTCGTCCCTGCGTAATCCAGAATATGAAGGCTGAGACTAGGAGAGCGATGCCTGGCAGTCCATGCTCCAGGGCAACTTCGACATACTCGTCGTGGGCGTGATTGAGGTATTCTAGCGAAGCCTCTTTCACATCTTCATAATGCGGATAGATCCGTTGAAACGTACCGCCCCCGGAACCTAACGGCAGATAATCCAGCGACGCTGCCGCCGTCGTGCGGATCGACTGGTTACGCATATGCGGATCGATGCCGCTCAACTTGTCACCCAGGTCGTTTATTTTGATAGGTGCCACGATCGCGGCTACACTGCATACTAAACCGATCATCAGACCAATCTGTATTAGCGAGCGTGGGACCGTACCGTTTTCGCCTCGGATGAATACCGCCCCGGCAGCCAGTAGCGTCGGTATCAGCAACAACCAGCCGGCAGCGGACTTGACCACGACTACCCCGACCGCGATCAGCAGGGCTACGCAACCAGTCATCATAAGCCGTCCGATCTTTGAATCGACCTCTTGCGATTTACGATTTGGGCTGATTGCTATAGCGCCAATGAAAGGAAGCGTCGTCAGCAACAGCGTTGCAAGATGATTGCGGTTCGCGAAGAAGCCGACAACGCCGCCCCTGTTTGTAACGTCGTAAATGTAATATAGAGAGTCCGGCCCTTGCATCTTTTGAAAAATGCCGAGGAAGACCGAGGCAACTGCGACGGCCACAAGCACGTACAATGCGTAAAGTCGTCCGTACCCCGACGAGGCAAAGGTCAGCAGCAGCATCGCAAACGGAGGTACAATCGCAAGCAGTGCGGCGACCGTGCGATCAGGCGATAGGGAAATAGGAAGCCAAGGCGTGCTGCCACCAACAAGATCAAAACCCGCTTCGGCCAAGTTACGCCCAGGTAGTAGTCTCCACAAGAAAGGCGGCAGTGGCATAAGTTCGAGGATCAGCAGGATCCCGACTGCGGCGAATAGTATGAGTACAATGCAGGCGCGACGAGGCAATTGGGGAAGCGATCTCGAAAGAACGACCGTCAATATGCACAACAATCCAAGCAGCTGGAGCGCGCCGTTCACCAAGAACCCGGCAGCGCTTGCGCCGCCCAATACCAGGCACAACAACATATACGCCGGCATTAGATAACGACTTATGATGCGCGACAACTACGTAGCCCCAGATTGAAGCTGAGGCGCTACCGCCGCCAGCGCATGAGCATGCAAGTCACACATTAACGCGGGAAAAAAAGCGTATCCGCGCGACGGCACCCAATTTCAGCAAGCCTATGCTTCATGGACTTGTAGGGCGAGTACCGCCGTTGCCACCACTACCCGACGCGAGGGCAACTACTAAACCAAAGGCGGCTAGCCCGGCCAAGGCGTAGAGGATCCTATTCGACCTCTTAGCCGAATCCGACCGTGAATCCTGCGCTGTGACATTAGCCTGTGCAGCGCCTGCCCCCGTTGTACGGGTAACAGGTGCGGCCATGCTCGCCTGAGATGTCGCAAGCGCCACTACGGCAGCGATCGTTGCAAACGTGCGCATCAAACCTCCCAAAGTCGAGTTAGTGCACAATCTGCACATCTCGCATTTATAAAAGCCTACCACCGCATCGCAGCAGCGGCAAGACCTTGATGCTGCAGAGGATCGCTAGGTCTACCGACCCCTAGAAGCGTGTAAACAGCCCAAGGAGTGGAACCGTTTGCAATAAGGTTGTCCACGTCTGGTTTGTCTGTCGCCCGTCGACTATAATGATATCGTTTGCATAAATGATCGGATCAGCGTCAGTGCCGTTGCGGATCGTTGTTAGGTCGAACGCGGCCGCATTCCGCTGACCGTTGATCTGGCGGAACACCACAACTTTTTTAGGGTTGGCGCCCTGTGAGGTGCCACGCGCCATTGCGATCGTTTTCATCAACGTAGGTTTGTCCGGAATGGGGTAAAGACCCGGCGCCGCCACCGATCCGTCGACCGTGACCGTTCTGGCCACAGTAGTTTTCAAAGACACTGTGACTTGAGGACGCTGCAGGTAGCGCGTGTCGAGTCGGGTAGTAAGGTCCGTACCAATTTCCTGCGTCGATTTGCCAGCGACGGCAACCGTACCGATCAGCGGCATCACCATGTTGCCCGCAGCATCGATTTGGTAATCGCCAGACATGGATTCGACGTTGAAGATGGTTATGTTTAGAACGTCGCCAGGACCCGCCCGATACGTCACAAGCGTAGCCGTACCCGCGAGTGCGTCAGGTGCTGTAAAATTCTTCGGATTATAGGAAAGCTGACTATCGCGCTTACTGGCGCAGCTCGCCAACAGCGCGATGCCAGCTGTCAGTGCGATTAACCTGAGCCCGAAGCGCAACTGCTCATCCTCCCTGTAGGGTAAGCTTGAGGAGCATTTCCTCAGCGTTACCAGTCGCTCTTCATGCCCCAGCTCGGACGGCACGACAAGCCTGAGCACCTCGACAGCTGCATCACCCGGTGGAAAGGAACCAGCGTTCCGCACCCTCCAGGCCGATGGCGGTCAGAACGCCAGTTTTATACGCACCGGTGTCAATCCCAATTCGATTATCGTACTCATTAGCGGTTTTTTCGATCGTGTGTCCGTGAACTATCATCGCGCCGTGTGCTGCCCGACTTGCCAAAAAATCCTCTCGGATCCAGCGCAAGTCGGCGGCCTGCTGCTCAGCGAGAGGTACGCCCGGGCGAATGCCGGCATGAACGAAAAGATAGCCGCCAACCGCGATTTTACTCTCACCCGCATCCAGCAAAGTGACAACATCTCGTGGGATTCTCGTTTTCAGAAGCGTCGCCAGATCGTTGTAATTGCCCCGGTTGATGTCTTCTTCCGCTAGGCCAAAGCTGGTCAGTGTTGCTAGGCCGCCGTTGTGCATCAGAGAGCGAACTGCTTGACGGTCGCCGCGTGCGGCCAGCACGAACAGCTCCTCATGGTTGCCTTTGATTAACCGGCCGACGCCTGAGGCGAGGAGGTCACGCGCATAATCAATGACCAGCGCGGAATCGGGACCGCGGTTTACCAGATCACCGAGCAATATCACGGTGCGCGTCGCGGGGCTGCGCGCAGTATGATCCGCTTCGATCATGTCTAGCAGACAATGCAACTCGTTTGCGCAACCATGAACATCCCCGATAGCATATACACGCTGCCCCGGCGGGACGGTAGGAGGTGCCTGGGTACTGGCGCGTAATGCCTTGCGGCGGAATAAGATCGGCAATCGCACCTTCGTTACCTTGATTTTTCGCGCGTCAACGTCGGTGGTATCGCGGTGGCCTCGATATGCGCTCCGTACGGCGTGCTAGTCAGCGTGGTTCAGCGTGCGCCGAAACCATTCAGGATCGTCCGCAGCGTCTTAAGCGCAATCAAAACATCGAGCCAAGCGGAGAAATTTTTGATATAGTAAAAGTCATAGCTAAGTTTTGCTTTGACAGAGGCAAGATCGGTGACGTGCCCTTGCTGCACCTGTGCCCAGCCGGAGATGCCAGGTCGAACGATATGCCGGTAATGGTAAAAGGGGATTTGTCCCTCGTACCAACGTGAGAGCGGAATGGCCTCCGGCCGCGGACCTATCCAGCTCATTTCGCCTTTTAGGACATGAAATATTTGCGGCAACTCATCCATGCGACTGCGTCGCAAGATGTGTCCGATACGCGTGATGCGCGGATCGCCGATAGTCGTCATTGCGTCGCTTCGCGCAGCTGCATCGCTCACCTCG from Sphingomonas sp. HMP9 encodes:
- a CDS encoding metallophosphoesterase, encoding MIEADHTARSPATRTVILLGDLVNRGPDSALVIDYARDLLASGVGRLIKGNHEELFVLAARGDRQAVRSLMHNGGLATLTSFGLAEEDINRGNYNDLATLLKTRIPRDVVTLLDAGESKIAVGGYLFVHAGIRPGVPLAEQQAADLRWIREDFLASRAAHGAMIVHGHTIEKTANEYDNRIGIDTGAYKTGVLTAIGLEGAERWFLSTG
- a CDS encoding polysaccharide biosynthesis/export family protein; amino-acid sequence: MRFGLRLIALTAGIALLASCASKRDSQLSYNPKNFTAPDALAGTATLVTYRAGPGDVLNITIFNVESMSGDYQIDAAGNMVMPLIGTVAVAGKSTQEIGTDLTTRLDTRYLQRPQVTVSLKTTVARTVTVDGSVAAPGLYPIPDKPTLMKTIAMARGTSQGANPKKVVVFRQINGQRNAAAFDLTTIRNGTDADPIIYANDIIIVDGRQTNQTWTTLLQTVPLLGLFTRF
- a CDS encoding O-antigen ligase family protein; its protein translation is MAEAGFDLVGGSTPWLPISLSPDRTVAALLAIVPPFAMLLLTFASSGYGRLYALYVLVAVAVASVFLGIFQKMQGPDSLYYIYDVTNRGGVVGFFANRNHLATLLLTTLPFIGAIAISPNRKSQEVDSKIGRLMMTGCVALLIAVGVVVVKSAAGWLLLIPTLLAAGAVFIRGENGTVPRSLIQIGLMIGLVCSVAAIVAPIKINDLGDKLSGIDPHMRNQSIRTTAAASLDYLPLGSGGGTFQRIYPHYEDVKEASLEYLNHAHDEYVEVALEHGLPGIALLVSAFIFWITQGRRLWRSGEGDAIARAGFVVIGVMFAHSLVDYPTRTSALAAVAAVAAALMVAPESAEMPAWQSTRRRQRRAKGARTIEIALAD